The stretch of DNA AGGACGTACAGCACCCCCAGAATCAACGTCGGAACCCGCCAGCGCGTCGGCCACAGCAGCACCACCAGCGAGGTCGCCAACGCCGAGGCGAACATCGCGTGTCCGCTGGGAAAGGAGTAGTCGGGTTCGGGCAGGATCGGGGTCCAGAAGGCAGGCCGGGGCCGGTCGAAGACGTTTTTCAGCAGCACGTTGATCAGCGCCACCCCCCCCAGGCTGATCGCCAGGAAGTAGCCCAGGCGGTGGCGCAGCCGGTAGAACAGGAACACCAGCACCAGCGTGATCGGCACCATGCCCCGCGCACTGCCTAGCAGAGAGAAGGTGGCGGCCACCCGGTCCAGCAGGGGCGATTGCCCTGCGTGCAGCGCCAGCATCAGCGGCCGCTCGAAGGCGAAAGGCTCCTTGTTGAACACGTCCTCCGCGATGGAGACGAAGATCAGCAGCGGCACCAGCAGCCCGAAAAACAGCAGCAATAGCGTGCGCCAGTGCCGCTGCACGAAGGCGAGGAGGTGCCCCAGGGGGCCAGAGGTCGAGGAGGGGGCCGGGGTCATGAATCCGCCCACGCTACCCCCCCCTGCCCGGCGGCGGATTCGGGGGGAGGTGGGCAAGTGTTCATTCCTGCCGGGCCGACGCTGCCCCACCGTCCCGGCCCCGGTTCCCTGCACCGACCGGGGGACGACACACCCGGAGGGGCGCACTGCATCCCGGGGAGGGGGGTCAACAACAACCCCGCCAGCGCCCGTCCCAGAGTCAGGCTGGCGGCCAGCTCCAGGCCACCCACCTTTCAGTCCGTCACCCCTCGCGGGCGGGCGCGGCCTCGGCGGTGGGCCGGGTCGCCCCTTCCTCTTCCCCTGCCCACAGCCCCTGCCGCTTCAGCGCCGCGACGAGGTGAGGCTCACGCTTCTCCATCCCGCCGCCCGGCGCCCAGTACGCCCGCAGCAGCCGTGCCCAGTCGCCGGGCTGACCGCCCCGCGCGGCGATGGGATTCATGACCTCGGCACCGCCGCGCAATTCCTCGTCGGTGCCGTCCCGGTAGCGGTCCTCGTGAACGACGAGGGACCGGGGCACGCGCGGGCGCTGGGGCGGCGTCTCGGCGGGGAGGCCCACCGTGAGGGCGGCGAAGGGCAGCACTCCCTGGGGCAGCGCCAGCACGTCCAGCAGCCCTTCCAGCCCATTCATCACCCCGCCGATCCAGCAGCCCTGATAGCCCAGCAGTTCGGCGGCGGTGAGCAGGTTCTGCCCGGCCATCACCGCGTCCCCGATGCCGAAATGGACCCCGATGGCGGGCCAATGCCCGACCTCGTGCCCGGCGACCCGCAGGAATTGGCCCACCCGCCGCACGTCGAGACAGATTACGAAGGCCTCTGACGCGGTCTGAACGTGGGCGTTCGTGGTCAGTTCGGCCACCCGCGCCCGCACCTCCGGCGAGACGAGGCGCACGAAGGAGTAAAGCTGCGCCGTCGCGTCGGTGGGAGCACGCTGGGCGGCGTGCAGGAGCACGTCCAGATGTTCCTCCGGCATGGGGAGGGGCGAGCCGTCCTCCCTGGTGACGTACTGGCGAACGGTGCGGTGGGCGTCGAAAAAGGCCCGGACTTCCTCGGGCGTGCGGGGGGTCATGGGGGAAGGCTATCAGCCGCCCGCTTCGGCGGGCACGGGCGGGGGCACCACCAGGGCACTCAGGCCCACGCCGCCCAGGCCCGCCATCACCGCGACGCCCAGCCACAGCTCCAGGCTGAGGTTGGTCAGGCCCAGCAAGGTCAGCCCACCCAGGTACGGCACCCACACGGCCAGCGGCAGCCCGAAGGCGAAGGCCCGCAGCGCCCAGGGCCGCGCCGGGGACGGGTTCAGCAGGAGGAAGAGCGCGTCGGCCACCAGCCCGGCGGCGAGCATCAGCAGGGGCACGCGCCACTCGCCGGGCACCAGCATCAGGGTCATCAGCAGGGTATTCAGCCCGTACATGAGGGTTATGGCCCCGAAGGGCAGCCGGAAGCGCCGCAGCAGCAGGAGGGGGGGCGCAGCCAGAATCAGCGCGGTGAGGAGGATGCTGCTCAGCTCGCCGCGCGTCTGCACGTACCCGAGGCCCTGCGGGGCGGCGAGCAGGCCCCACAGGTACATGTGCATAAAGGACGTGAAGCTCAGCAGCGCCGTGGCCGACAGCACGGCGGGCCACACCACCCCCGCCGGGGCCGCGCGGGGCGTGGGCACCCGCCAACTGCTCACCAGCGGGGCCGCCAGGATGCACATCGCTCCCGCGAACAGCAGCAGGTGCGTGGGCGAGAGCAGCGCCTCAATGCCGACCTCGATGCCGAAGACGGTGTGCCAGGTCATGTCGCCCAGCCCGCCCAGCCCGAAGATCGGTACCCCCAGTGCGGCCAGGGCGTACCCCTCGGGAAAGGCCGCGAGGCCCCGCCGCCCGGACCGCCAGCCCCGATACCCCAGCCACAGCACCCACGCCGCCACCGCCAGAAAGCCCGAATAGAACAGCGCGTGCCAGGGCGTGAAGAAGGTTTCCAGGCTCTCGCCGTAGCGGTTGTGCGCCCAGCCGTCCACGAAGATGCCCGTGGTCAGCCACCATCCCAGCCCCAGCGTGACGAGGTTCTGCGCCGGAGTCGCGCGGGTGGGCGCGGCGGGTGCGGGCGCGGCCGGGAGGGTGGTGGTCATGGGTCAGTGTACGTACGGAGGGGTGGGCTGAGCGCAACTTCTGCCCAGCAAACATGTCACCCCAGGATCACCTCGGCGAACCACCGTCCGCTGCTCAGCGCGGCCCAGGCCAGCAAGCCGACCTGTCCCACCCCCGCCAGCACCCCGGTGAGCAGCCGCAGGGCATTGGTGCTCGGCCGCCAGCCCGCCGCCTGGGTCAGTCCGTCGGCGAGCAGGGGCAGGTGCAGCAGCAACATGGGGAGCGGCTGGGGCAGCATGCCCTCTTGCCAGAACTGCCACGCGAAGCCCAGCAGCGCCAGATAGCCCAGGTAGATGCCGGTGCAGCGGGCACAGATGCGCATCCGCCGCCCGCGCACCCGCAGGCAACGCTCGGGAATCCCGTGGCAGGCCAGCAGCATGGGTGAAACCTAGCTGCTCCCCACGAGGCTGCCCAGCACGCCCAGCACGAACAGCGCCCCATACAGCACGAGCCATACGGCCAGCGAGATCAACGTGAGGGTGCAGGTCTGCTGCGCCTTGAGCGGGGACTGGTCCTTCCACACCAGGTACAGGATCAGGCCCAGCAGGGGGGTGATACACAGGTTGCCGAAAAAGATCAGGGCGCGTTCGCCGGAAGAAAGGGGACGGTTCATCGTCATGGGGCCTCCAGGGGCGGCAAGGGGTAACCAGACGGCAACGCCGCCCGGCTCCCCTCAGCCTACCGCCCCCCGGCCGGGTGATGTGGAAGAAATGAGCACGCGTGAAGATGGCTTCACTTTCCGGTGTACTGAACCCGCCAGACCCGCCCCTCGCCATCGTCGGTGACCAGCAGCGCCCCGTCCCGCGCCACCACCGGGTCCACCGGGCGGCCCAGCACCTCTGCGCCCCGCAGGAAACCCGTCAGGAAATCGCGGACCTGCCCGGTCTGGGGGTTCACGGTAACGACCTTATACCCGCTTTTCTCGCTGCGGTTCCACGAGCCGTGCAGCGCGGCGAACATCTGGCCCCGGTAGGTGCTGGGGAAAGTCTTGCCCGTGTAGAAGGCCAGGCCCAACGGCGCGGAGTGCGCGGTCGTCAGGGCGAAGGCGGGGGTCGCCGACTTGCAGACGGCGGCGCTCTTTTGCCCGAAGTCCTTGTCCCAGACCTGGGCCTGCCCCGCCTTCACCGTGTAGCAGTAGGGCCAGCCGTAGAAGCCGCCTGCCCTGAGCTTGTAGAAGCCCTCGGGCGGGAGGTCGTCGCCCAGCATGTCCCGGCCGTTGTTGGTCGCATGGAGGGTGCCGCCAAACCACTCCAGGCCGACCGCGTTGCGCAGGCCCGTCGCGTAGGGCTTGCCGTTCTTGCCATCGGCGTCGTAGACCCAGACGGCGGCGCGGCGGGCGTCGGTTTCCTCGCAGACATTGCAGTTGGAGCCGACCGACACGTACATCCGCCCGTCGGGACCGAACGCCACCGTGCGCGTCCAGTGGCCGCCGTTGGGAGGCAGCGAGACGACGCGCTGCGCGGCCCCACTCGCCTTCGTCTGTCCGTTCGCGTACCGGAAGCGCACCACGCCGTCGGTGTTCGCCACGTACAGGAAGCCGCCATGGAAGGCCAGCCCATGCGGCCGGTTCAGCCCCGACGCGAAGACGATCTGGCGGTCCGAGCGCCCATTGCGGTCGCGGTCGGGCAGCACCACGACCGTTCCCGCCCGCGAGTCGGAGAGCAACACGTCGCCGTTCGGAGCCACCGCCATGAAGCGCGGCTGCTGAAACCCGTCGGCGTACATGGTGACCTTGAAGCCGTCCGGGGCCTTGAGGGTGGGGGCCTGCGCTCCCGCCACGCCCGCCAGAGCCAGCATCCCCGCCATCAACAGTCGTTTCCGCATAGAGGCAGAAGACCACGGGGCCGTGAGGCCTGACCGTGACGGCGGTCAATCCCGTGTGGCCTCCACGTACCCGAAGCGTGCCCCCAGCTCCTCCAGATGCCGGAAGAAGGCCGGGTAGCTCTTGCGAATATGGTGCGCCCCAGTGATACGAATGGGCGCGTCGGCTTTCAATCCCAGCACGGTCAGGAGCATGATCATGCGGTGGTCGCCGTGCCCGTCGGCGGTGAGGCCCCCGGCAATTCGCCCCGCGCCCGTCACGCTAAGGCTCTCCCCCGTTTCGCTGGCCGTCAATCCCAGCCGCTCCAGCTCGCGGCGGGTATCGCTGATGCGGTCGCATTCCTTGAGGCGCAGGGTCGCCACGTTCTCCCAAGTGGTCGTGCCGTCGGCAAAGGCAGCGGCCGCGGTCAGCGCCTGCACCGCATCGGTGAAGCCGTCGCCGTCACGGGTCACCGCCCGCAGGGGCTGCCCACCGCGCACGGTCACCCGGTCGCCCTCGCGCACGACCTCTGCCCCCATGTCGCGCAGCACGGCCAAAGCCTCGCGCTCGCCCTGAAGGTCACGCTCGCGCAGATTCGTGACCGTCACCTCGCCCGGCAGCACGGCCGCAGCGGCGAGGAGGGCTGCGCTGCCCGGATAGTCTCCCGGCACGAGGACACGGCCCGCCCGGTACGCCTGACCACCGGGAATGGAGATGCGGCGCAGGTCGCCCGAGGCCGTCGCCTGAATCCCGAAGGCCGCCAGCGTGTCCAGCGTCTGCCGCAGGGGAGCGTGGCTCTTGATCTCACCTGTGAGGTGCAGGTCCAATCCTTGCAGCAGGAGCGGTCCCAGGAACATCAGCGCCGAGGCGTACTGGCTGGAGCGTTCGGCGCCCACCTCCACCGCGCCGCCGCGCACCGGGCCGGAAATCGTGACCGGGAGGCGTCCGCCCGCGCTCGTCACCCGTGCCCCCAGCCGCTCCAGTGCCGCGAGCAAGTCGCCCTGGGGCCGCCGTCCCAGCGAGTCGGGGTGGTCGGTGACGAAGGTGGTGCCCGTGGTCAGCGCCGCCACCCCCATCAGGAAGCGGGCCACCGCGCCCGCGTTGCCGGGGTTAAGGGTCACGCCGGGCCGTGGGTGTGCCCCAAAACCGCGCACCACCACATCCTCCCCGACCCGCTCGGCCCCCGCGCCCCAGTCGCGCAGGCAGGCCAGCAGCGCCTCCGCGTCCTCGCTGGTGGCGGCTCCCACCACCCGCGTCTCCCCCCCGGCCAACGCCGCCGCGAGCAGATACCGGGTCGTGTAGTTCTTGCTGGGTTGCGCCCGCACCTCGCCGCGCAGCTCATGGGCGGGGTGGACGATCACGTCGAACCGTTCGGGCAGGCCGTCGCCACTCATGGGGGGAGGCTAGCGCCCCGGTGGTAGGAGTGCGGGGGCGTCGGCTAGCCTGGGGTCATGACCGACCCCGCTCCGACCTTTGCCCCCGGCCAGCGCTGGGCCTACCGCACCCGCCCCGGCGAGGAAGGCTCCACCCTGATCGTCCTGCGCCGCGAGGCGGTGGACGGCGAGGCCCTGCTACACGTCCAGCTTCAGGGCCTGCGGATTCCCAGCCCCCTGACCGAGAGCGGCCTGACCACCTCCATCGGCCACCTGCCCATCCGCGAGGCCGAGGTGCGCCAGAGCGTGACCAAACTGCTGGAGGAAGGCGTCGCGGCCGACGATGGCGGCGGGTACGACACCTGGCGGGCCGCGCACGCCCGCGGCGAGGCGGGCTTTTTCACCCTGCCCGTGTCGCAAATCGTCACGCTGATGGAGGAAGCGGTGCGGGACGCGGCGGCGGGTCAGGGCGGGCTCTTTCGCAAGAGCAACCGCTAGGGCTCAGCGGTTTTCGGCCTCCAGCCGCGCGTTGTACGCCGCCGACCCGCCGCGCGGAATGCTGAGGGTCTGCCACTCCGCGCCCCGGAGGGTTTTGACCAGCAACACGAGCTGATAGACGTGTCCGCTGTAATGGGCCACCTGCCGCTGAATCGCCTCCAGCACCGTGTGCGGTTCGCCCCGGATGGTCAGCGTGCCCGTCAGGTCGGCGGGCCGCAGGTGGTCCAGCGCGTCCAGAAAGACGGTCCAGCCCTCCTCCCACACCGCCCGCAGCTCGTCGGCCGCCTGGTCACCCTCCCCGAACTCGGCGTCGCGGTTGCGGCCCGGCGTCTCCCCTTCCATGCCCGGCGCGTACCCCCCGCGCAGGCCACCCCAACGCGAATGCATGTTGCCCGCGAGGTGCTGCACGAGGACAGCGGCGGAATTGCCCCCTTCCGAGAGCGCCGTGTGCCACTCGCCGGGCCGGAGTTGGGCCAGCGCCCCGTCGCCCAGCGCCTTGACGCCCCGCATCCGCGCCCGCACGTCGGAGAGGTAGAGGTCGGCCAGAGATGTTGTCATGGGGTCAGCAGACCATATCCGCCCGGCCGGAAGAAGTCCGCACCGCACCCGGTCATCATCTGCCCGTGTCAGGCTGCACGGAGGGGCGCCCCTCCTCGCCGGGCGGCAGCGAGCGGCGGGCGCCTACCGAAAGCCGAGGTTCCCATGCCCACGTCCTCCAAAGGCCAGTCCCCTCCCGGCCCGCCCCGCACCCTCACGCTGCGCTGGATGCCCGGCACCAGTGACCGCGTGCAGTTCGAGCGCGGGGGCCGCATCTTTACGGTCCTGCTGGAAGACGTTCAGCGCACCGACGCCCACAGCCTCAACCCGCTGTACCTGCGCGGCGTGGTGACCCTGCCCGTGACCCTGAGCCACCTCGCCACCCTGATGGGGCCGCTGCGCCAGCATGTGACCCGCCGTGCCGCAGGCACTCCGGTCGACGCCTGGGTGCGGGCGGGGGGGCAGGCGGACGACGAACCGGACGATCACCTCCCGGATTGAGGAGAGACAAGAGACGCGCCCGAGGCCATGTGCCTGGGCGCGTCTGCCGTTCAGTGGGTCCGGCTCAGGCGCGGTCCTCGCGCGGCAGAAAGCCGAGGTGGCCCTCGAACTGCCACAGCGAGAACTTGCGGGGCCGCTTTTCCACCAGGGTGCCGCGCATGGGGCCGTGCTGGGTCTGCACCTGCACCTCGCAGCGGCCGTCGCCCACCTCGCAGGCGGCCCGCAGGGCCTGCGCGTCGTCCCGCAGCAGGGGCATCTGCGCGTGCGTGCCCTGCGGCTCGGCGAGGATGGTGAGGCGCTTGTTGGGCGCGACCTGGTACGTTCCCTGGAGAGTCAACATCTCCTGACCGTACCCCATCCGGGGCCGGGCAACAGTTCTGGAGGCGCTCAGGGCCGCGCCACCGACACCCGCCCGCCTTCCAGCGTCACGGTGGCGGCGAGCTGACCGTCCTGCACTCCCACGACGCAGTTCTGCACGGTGGCGGGTGGTTCGCGTTTCAGCACGGCGGCGCAGGGGGTTTCCTGAGTGATGCCCGCGCGGACGGCGGCCCGCACCGCCTCCCCCGCGTACTCGCGGGCGGCGCGGCCCTGCCACGACAGGGCCGCGACCATCAGGCCCACGCCGGTCACGAAGGCGAGCACGATCAGGCCAAAGGTCCGCATGGGGCGCAGGCTAGCAGCCGCGAGCGGGTACACTGGCCCCCGATGAGCAAGGTCATGATTATCGGCGCGGGCGGCGTGGGCAACGTGGTCGCCAAGAAGTGCGCCCAGAACGACGGCGTGTTCACCGAAGTGCTGCTCGCCAGCCGCACGGTGAGCAAATGCGACAAGATCGTCGCGGAAATCCACGAGCACCTGCCCCAGAGCAAGACGAAGTTCACCACGGCGGCGGTGGACGCCGACAACGTGCCGGAACTCGCCGCGATGATCCGCGACTTCGGCCCCGAACTCGTCATCAACGTGGCGCTGCCCTACCAGGACCTCACGATCATGGACGCCTGCCTGGAGACGGGCGTGCACTACCTCGACACGGCCAACTACGAGCCGCGCGACGTGGCGAAGTTCGAGTATTCCTGGCAATGGGCCTACCGCGAACGCTTCGAGCAGGCGGGGCTGATGGCGCTACTGGGCTGCGGCTTCGACCCCGGCGCGACGAACGTGTTTACCGCCCACCACGCCAAGCACCACTTCTCCGAAATTCATTACCTCGACATCGTGGACTGCAACAACGGCAGCCACGGCAAGGCCTTCGCCACCAACTTCAACCCGGAAATCAACATCCGCGAGATCACCGCCAATGGCCGCTACTGGGAAAACGGCGAGTGGGTCGAGACCGAGCCGCTGGAAATCAGCCAGGACATCTATTACCCCAACGTGGCGACCCGCAAGAGCTACGTCCTCTACCACGAGGAACTCGAATCGCTGGTCGTGAACTTCCCGACGATCAAGCGGGCGCGGTTCTGGATGACGTTTGGGGAGCAGTACATCAAGCACCTGAACGTGCTGGAGGGCATCGGCATGACCTCCATCGAGCCCATCGACTTCCGGGGCCAGAAAATCGCCCCGATCGAGTTCCTGAAGGCCGTGCTGCCCGCGCCCGAGTCGCTGGCGGCGAACTACACCGGGCAGACCTGCATCGGGGTGCAGGCCAAGGGGATCGGCAAGGACGGCGAGCCCAGCGTCCACTTCGTCTACAACGTCACCGACCACGCCGAGACGTACAAGGAAGTGCAGGCGCAGGGCATCTCCTACACGACCGGCGTGCCCGCCATGATCGGCGCGATGCTGATGCTGCGGGGAGAGTGGATGAAGCCCGGCGTCTACAACGTCGAGGAGTTCGACCCCGATCCCTTCATCGCCGCGATGAACGAGTGGGGCCTGCCGGTGGATGAATTGGCGGGGATCGAGCTGGTTCGGGACTGAGGCAGAGAACAGGGGGGCGGCGGCCCGTGTAGCTGGGCCGCCGCTTTCGTTTGGGTCTTCTCCCCGTGGCAGAGGGGGCAATCTGGGGCAAGTCGCGGCTTGCGGAGAGAGGCGAATCGCCTTACTTCAGGTGCCCCATCGCCTCCCCGATGTAATTCCACATCGCCTGCATTTCGGGCGGCATGTGCGCCTGATAGGACTCGTTCAGCGTCCCGCCGATGTCCTGACGCCCCCCGGTGAACTCGGCCACCAGCCCCTGCCAGCGCCGGGCGAGGTCGAGGACGCGGGGGTCGGACGCAGGCGTCCCGGCCTCCATCTCGCGCAGCACTTCGGCCATGAGCCGGGGCCACTCGGCCTCGACTTCCCCGATGCGGGCCTCGCCGACCACCTCGCGGCGCTCCTCCAAATACTTCATCTGTTCGTCGTCGAACTTGGGCTGCTCGCCCACCTGACGGGCCACGTCCAGCATCTTTTCCACCTTCTCGTTCATGCGCATCACCTCCAGAAGTTCGGCCCAACTTGCCCCGCGTGGGTCCAGGCGTCTTAGGCGCTCCAGCAGCGTCTGTTCGCGCTCCAGCCGCTCCTCCAGCAGGCGGATGTGGGCGGCGAGGACGGCGGCGGGGTCGTGGGCCGGGTCGTGCAGGGCGGCGCGAATCTGGTCCAGCGAGAGCCCCAGCGTGCGCAGGGTCTGAATCTGGTGCAGGGTCCGCACTTCGGCCTCGGAGTAGAGGCGGTGGTCGCCGTCGGTGCGCTCGCCGGGGCTCAGCAGGCCAATCTGGTCGTAGTGGCGCAGGGTCCGCACCGTGACGCCGCTGCGTGTGGCGAGTTCACCGATTCTGAGTTTCACCGCGTCCCTCCGACCATCACCGTAAGGGCTGACGTTACGTCCGGTTCAAGCCCCGGCCGGGTCACTCCGGGGCGCCGTGATTCTTGACGCGCTCTGGACTTCGGTTCCGCGTGTCCAGGAACAGC from Deinococcus sp. HSC-46F16 encodes:
- a CDS encoding phosphatase PAP2 family protein; this translates as MTPAPSSTSGPLGHLLAFVQRHWRTLLLLFFGLLVPLLIFVSIAEDVFNKEPFAFERPLMLALHAGQSPLLDRVAATFSLLGSARGMVPITLVLVFLFYRLRHRLGYFLAISLGGVALINVLLKNVFDRPRPAFWTPILPEPDYSFPSGHAMFASALATSLVVLLWPTRWRVPTLILGVLYVLGMMWSRVYIGVHYPTDVLGGALFSLAWVVALTRALRIHPAFPVNSREG
- a CDS encoding nitroreductase family protein translates to MTPRTPEEVRAFFDAHRTVRQYVTREDGSPLPMPEEHLDVLLHAAQRAPTDATAQLYSFVRLVSPEVRARVAELTTNAHVQTASEAFVICLDVRRVGQFLRVAGHEVGHWPAIGVHFGIGDAVMAGQNLLTAAELLGYQGCWIGGVMNGLEGLLDVLALPQGVLPFAALTVGLPAETPPQRPRVPRSLVVHEDRYRDGTDEELRGGAEVMNPIAARGGQPGDWARLLRAYWAPGGGMEKREPHLVAALKRQGLWAGEEEGATRPTAEAAPAREG
- a CDS encoding DUF2085 domain-containing protein gives rise to the protein MLLACHGIPERCLRVRGRRMRICARCTGIYLGYLALLGFAWQFWQEGMLPQPLPMLLLHLPLLADGLTQAAGWRPSTNALRLLTGVLAGVGQVGLLAWAALSSGRWFAEVILG
- a CDS encoding sorbosone dehydrogenase family protein → MRKRLLMAGMLALAGVAGAQAPTLKAPDGFKVTMYADGFQQPRFMAVAPNGDVLLSDSRAGTVVVLPDRDRNGRSDRQIVFASGLNRPHGLAFHGGFLYVANTDGVVRFRYANGQTKASGAAQRVVSLPPNGGHWTRTVAFGPDGRMYVSVGSNCNVCEETDARRAAVWVYDADGKNGKPYATGLRNAVGLEWFGGTLHATNNGRDMLGDDLPPEGFYKLRAGGFYGWPYCYTVKAGQAQVWDKDFGQKSAAVCKSATPAFALTTAHSAPLGLAFYTGKTFPSTYRGQMFAALHGSWNRSEKSGYKVVTVNPQTGQVRDFLTGFLRGAEVLGRPVDPVVARDGALLVTDDGEGRVWRVQYTGK
- the aroA gene encoding 3-phosphoshikimate 1-carboxyvinyltransferase translates to MSGDGLPERFDVIVHPAHELRGEVRAQPSKNYTTRYLLAAALAGGETRVVGAATSEDAEALLACLRDWGAGAERVGEDVVVRGFGAHPRPGVTLNPGNAGAVARFLMGVAALTTGTTFVTDHPDSLGRRPQGDLLAALERLGARVTSAGGRLPVTISGPVRGGAVEVGAERSSQYASALMFLGPLLLQGLDLHLTGEIKSHAPLRQTLDTLAAFGIQATASGDLRRISIPGGQAYRAGRVLVPGDYPGSAALLAAAAVLPGEVTVTNLRERDLQGEREALAVLRDMGAEVVREGDRVTVRGGQPLRAVTRDGDGFTDAVQALTAAAAFADGTTTWENVATLRLKECDRISDTRRELERLGLTASETGESLSVTGAGRIAGGLTADGHGDHRMIMLLTVLGLKADAPIRITGAHHIRKSYPAFFRHLEELGARFGYVEATRD
- a CDS encoding DUF1572 family protein — its product is MTTSLADLYLSDVRARMRGVKALGDGALAQLRPGEWHTALSEGGNSAAVLVQHLAGNMHSRWGGLRGGYAPGMEGETPGRNRDAEFGEGDQAADELRAVWEEGWTVFLDALDHLRPADLTGTLTIRGEPHTVLEAIQRQVAHYSGHVYQLVLLVKTLRGAEWQTLSIPRGGSAAYNARLEAENR
- a CDS encoding saccharopine dehydrogenase family protein, with translation MSKVMIIGAGGVGNVVAKKCAQNDGVFTEVLLASRTVSKCDKIVAEIHEHLPQSKTKFTTAAVDADNVPELAAMIRDFGPELVINVALPYQDLTIMDACLETGVHYLDTANYEPRDVAKFEYSWQWAYRERFEQAGLMALLGCGFDPGATNVFTAHHAKHHFSEIHYLDIVDCNNGSHGKAFATNFNPEINIREITANGRYWENGEWVETEPLEISQDIYYPNVATRKSYVLYHEELESLVVNFPTIKRARFWMTFGEQYIKHLNVLEGIGMTSIEPIDFRGQKIAPIEFLKAVLPAPESLAANYTGQTCIGVQAKGIGKDGEPSVHFVYNVTDHAETYKEVQAQGISYTTGVPAMIGAMLMLRGEWMKPGVYNVEEFDPDPFIAAMNEWGLPVDELAGIELVRD
- a CDS encoding MerR family transcriptional regulator, producing the protein MKLRIGELATRSGVTVRTLRHYDQIGLLSPGERTDGDHRLYSEAEVRTLHQIQTLRTLGLSLDQIRAALHDPAHDPAAVLAAHIRLLEERLEREQTLLERLRRLDPRGASWAELLEVMRMNEKVEKMLDVARQVGEQPKFDDEQMKYLEERREVVGEARIGEVEAEWPRLMAEVLREMEAGTPASDPRVLDLARRWQGLVAEFTGGRQDIGGTLNESYQAHMPPEMQAMWNYIGEAMGHLK